TACTCGACGAGCGCCGGAGGACCGGTCCGCTTCACCGGCGCTTTGGGAAGATCGTCGAGCGGCGTGCTATCTTGCGCGATCGCGGCCGTGCTGAGCGCCAACAGCAGCGCGAGCAGCAGTGCTCGGCCGACAAAGTTTCCAGCTTCATGCGGATGACAAATTCGTAAGCTCATCGCCACAGCTCCAAGGACTTTGCAGCTGCGCAGACGCAGCAGTGCAGGTCCATCAATAATGTTTTCGAAAGGTTCGGCCCGGTGCATCCCCGCGCTTGCCGCAGGGCCTTGTAGGGCGTGCACCGCTTGTCACACTCTCCGGGCGTGCGATGATACCAAAGCTCCGCCCGATCGACGATCGCGCGGCCCCCAAGCTTCTATCGTAGAGTCCCCGGACCACTGGCCGCAAGGAACTTGCCTTCCCTGAAGTTCCAGCGGGCTGGCGCACCTCACCTCGACGCATCGCATTTCTCGTAAGGCAGACGCAGTATGAAGTACCTCATCGAACAGAAACTACTCGCCTGGGGCGACGACTTTACGATCCGCGACGCCGAGGGGAAACAGATCTACTTTGTCGACGGGCAAGGGATCAGCTTTGGGAACAAGCTGTCGTTTGAAGACCTCGAGAAACAGCAGCTTGCGTTCATCGAACAGCGCGTTTGGGCGTGGGGGAACGAGTACGACATCGAGCGCGACGGAACCCTGCTCGCGCGCGTCTCGCGCAAAAGCGCCAGCAACTCGCAGGCGATGCGTTTCTTCGTCGATGTGCCGGGGCCTGAAGATCTCGAAGCGGTCGGCAACTTTATCGCCCGCGACTACAAATTCATCCGCCACAACGTCGTCGTCGCCACTGTCCAGTCCGACGAGAGCACCGGCGGCATTTTCGTCGACGTCCCGGGCAACGAAGACGCCGTGCTCCTCCTCTCCGCCGTCATCGTCATCGACCTCGTGAGCCAAGAACCTGTCAGCAGCGCCAGCCTCTTCCGGGAATAAGAAGGGGTGGGTCTAGGAACTAGGGTCTAGAGGCGAGAGGCGAGGGACGAGAGAAAAATACTTGGGTGCCTCTGCTGTGCGAAAATAAACCGTAGTAGTCTGTCTAGCGATCAATGTCATGTGGCTTTGGGTGGCTACTAGCTGGCTTGTCCAGCAGTGTGAATCGCAGCTGAGGATGACATTAACCGATAGACGAAGTAGTAGGGCCGGTTCCACCGGCCAATGCCGGTTGCCATGCTCCTGTCGCGAGGCAGCAGGAGCATGCTGAAGCTGAGAGCGATCATCTAGTGCGTAAAGCCAGCCACACCGGCCAGTGCTGAAGTGCCAAACAGCCCCATCGCCAATCTAAGTCCCCATCGAGGCTACGCTGGGGCGTCCAGGGAGGCAGACAGACGGGATAAAGTACTTCTGAAACTTCTTCAGAAGTGCGACTACCCCTTCGCGCAGTTCGAGGTCGCGCTCGTCGGTGAAAATCGGCACCACCGTATAAACCCGCACACTGCGGCCGCTGGGCAGTTCTATCGGCGCACAGTCGATCAAGTCGGCAACCAGTAGCAGGCAAGTGAAATCGGTCCCCGCACCAAGCGGCACAGGCGGATCGTCGCTGGCGATGATCGTGTGCGGACCACCGAGCCAAGTCGCATTCAAGTGCGGCAAGTAGGCAATGTTTCGCAGCCACTGAAACGGCCAGCTATACGGCGAATCCTCTTGAAGCGATTCTTTCCACTTCCAATCGCCCGGAAGATGCATCAGTAGCTCGGCATACTCAAACGCTTCACTCCCCTCGGGGACCGTCATCGGCCGCGCACTCATCCCCGTCGTGAAGATGGTGAGAAACGGCGACTCTTCCCCCGCTGGAATCACATGTACCCGAACCTCGACCTCGGCGTCGACCGGCACAATCTCTTGCAGCGCATGGGGCTCGACCGGCCCGAACTCGCCAGCGATCGCTTGAATGATGGCCTCGCGATCTGCATCACTGAATTCGGAAGTTTCCGCTGAGACAGCAGCAGGCTCCTCTTTGGGAATTGAAAGATCAAGTGCCACATCTTCTTCATGCGGCATCTGGCAACCAGCTGCACGCAGCATTTCGGCGATTTCTGTGCGTCCCTGCTCGATGGCAAAGGATAATGCATTGCGGAGGTTTCTGCTCAAGGTCCGGAAGGTGTAGTGAGGATCGTATCCAGCCGAAAGAAGAGACTGCACAGCCTGGACATTATTGATATTCACTGCACTAATAAGGGCATTGCAGTGCGGGTCCAGTGCGAGTTCGGCACCTCGCTCTAAGAGCAGAGCAACCAACTGAAAGGAACGTTCAGGATTCTTGCAACGTACTGCTTTACACAATGCATTTCCACCAATGGGGGCGATTGCATTGATGTCAGAACCGGCGTCAATTAGTAATCGCACAACCTCAAAATTGTCGCTGTCGCTGATGGCATTGTGAAGCAATGTCCCCAGTGCTTCGTTGTGCAGAACGACTTGAGGAACCTGCGCTAGGATCTCTCTCAACTTATCAGGATCATCGTCCCAGACTGCCTTCAGGCAGTCGGAATAGGCTTGCTCAATCGTATCCACATTGATCTCCTACGAGAGCTTGGCGCGAATCAATCTCACCCACGAGGCAGGTCGCCATGTCGCCGGATTCTACGAGAACGAATTAGGATTGTCTCGTATTTTTACAGTCGCTGCATTCGACTCGTCTCCAAGCCTGGTTCAGCACTTTTCGACCTGCTGACATCACAAATAGAAGACGAACAGCCATCTGTCGAACTCGCCGCCGAAGTGTGGGGCCGACGGGCCCAAGTGGGGCATCGTCATGCTCGATCAACGAGCAGAAGACAGCATGGTTTGCCAATCAAAAGTGGCGCGAAGATGGGATGCTGGTCAGGTGTTGGCTACGGTGTAGTCGGACCTACAAGACGAAAAGATTGTTGGGCAAACGTCTCGCATAATGGAGGGCCTGCTTGGCACTTCAGCACTGGCCAGAGGCCAGTGGCACCCGAGGGAGGCTTGCCGTGGAGGTCGCACTCGCGGGGCTTGGCCGGTGTGGCTGGCTTTACGGACTAGATGATCGCTCTCAGCTTCAGCATGCTCCTGCTGCTTCGCGACAGGAGCATGGCACCCGGCGTTGACTTGGAGGCAGGCAGGAGCCTGCCCTACGCGGCTGGCCAGTGGCAGCATATAGCTGCAGTCTGCTGGAAGAGTGTCTCTTGCCGACTTCGTCGGCCCCGGTAGGCGAGCTACCGAGGGTACCCTGTGTAGCCGACCTACAAGAGTAAGCTTCAGCATGCTCCTGCTGCTAACGCGACAGGAGCATGGCACCCCGGCGATGGAAGATCTCGGGTGGGGCATGGCCGGTGCAGCCAGCCCTACGGTTTTTCTGTGCACAGCACAGCCACCCAAGTATTTTTCTCTCGCCTCCCGTACCTCGCCTCCCGTACCTCGCCTCCCGTACCTCGCCTCCCGTACCTCGCCTCCCGTCCCTCACCTCTCGTCTCTCGTCTCTCGTCCCTCGCCTCTAGCTCCTAGTTGCTGGCCCCTACTCCCGTGTGATTTGGTGGAAGCGTTTGGTGAGCTTGAGGGTGATGGGGCCGACGGTGCCGTCGCCAATCGGTCGGCTGTCGACTTTCACCACCGGGATGATCTCGGCGGCGCTGCCGGTGAGGAAGACTTCGTCGGCAATGTAGACATCGTGCTTGGTGAGGGCCATCTCGGCAACTTCGATCCCAGCTTCGCGGGCGATGTCGAGCACCGCGCCGCGGGTGATGCCGTCGAGAATGCCCGAGTCGAGCGAAGGGGTCATCAGCTTCCCCTTCTTCACCAGGAAGATGTTGTCGCCGGTGCATTCGGCCACTTCCCCCTTGGCGTTGAGCATCAGCGCCTCGACACAGCCGGCCTGAAGACCTTCGATCTTCGCCATGATGTTGTTGAGGTAGTTCAGACTCTTGATGCGCGGGCTGAGGGCGGCGCTATGGTTGCGGATGGTGCTCGCCGTGATGATCTCGAGACCCTTCTCGTAGAACTCGGGCGGATAGAGGGCGATGTGATCGGTGATGCAGATCACTTGCGGATCGCTGGTCCGGTTGGGATCGAGTCCGAGCGAACCGGCGCCGCGGGTGACGATCAGGCGGATATAGCCGTCGCGAATGCCGTTGATTTCGAGGGTCTTATTGACGACCGTTCCCATCTCTTGCTTGCTGATCGGAATCTGCAGCCAGATTGCCTTGGCCGAATCCCACAAACGATCGAGATGCTCTTCCAAACGGAAGACCTTCCCCGAATAGCTCCGCATCCCTTCGAAAACGCCGTCGCCGTACAGCAGCCCGTGATCATACACGCTGATCTTGGCGTTCTCTTTGTCGTAATACTTTCCGCTGATGTAGATCTGCAAAGCCATGGGAGAAGACTCGGTTTGACGGCCAGCAGCGGGTTGCTGACTGGGAAGGGAAGAAGTGCGCATGGTTTTTGAAAATACCTCGCGACGCTCTGCCCGGCCGCCTCCCGAAGAGTCGCCGAGCGCTCGTGCGTCGCTGAGAAGCTATGGATTTTACCTAGGCAACCGCGCGTGCATCAGGGGGAAGTGGCGCCTGGGGAGAAAAGTGCGGCATTTCTCGAGAAATTCGCACTTTTAGGGCCGAAAACTAGCCGTGATCGACCACCCCTTCGACCAGCTGCACGCTCCGATCGGCCGCTTTGGCGATCGCCTGGTCGTGGGTCACCATGACGATGGTAAGACCCTGCTCGCGGTTGAGGGTTCGCAGAATTTCGAGGATCCCCTCCCCCGTTTTTCGGTCGAGGTTGCCGGTCGGTTCGTCGGCCAGCAGCAGCTCGGGCTGCTGAATCAGCGCGCGAGCAATCGCGGTCCGCTGCATCTCACCCCCCGATAGTTCCTGCGGCTTATGGGTTAAACGATGCCCAAGACCAACCAGTTCGAGCAGCTCTTTGGCGCGCTGCTGATGAGCGCGGCGATAGCGCAGGTACTGAAACACCCCTTGGCTGATCATGATCGGGGTGAGGACGTTTTCGAGCGTCGAGAGCTCGGGAAGCAGATGATAGAACTGAAAGATCATGCCGAGCTTTTGATTGCGAAGCTTATCGCGCAAGCGCGGCGCGAGCTTGTCGATCCGCTCGCCGGCAAAATGAATTTCACCCTGGTCGGGCTGGTCGAGTGTGCCGAGCAGATGGAGCAGCGTCGTTTTGCCGCAACCACTTTGACCGACGATCGAAACGAGTTCTCCTTTTCGCAGGTCGAGATCGACCCCGCGGAGCACCGGCACTTCGATCTTCCCTTTGCGATAGCTCTTGTGGAGCCCACGTGCTCGCAAAATCGCCGGAGCGTTGCTCTTGGTCGGCTGATCGATGCGGGTCGATTTCTCGGCTCCTGCGGCGTTTGGTTTGCCGGTGGAGTTTGCATGCTTCTGATCGCTGCGAAGCGAGCTTAGTAGTCCTGCCATAAATCAACCCATCCTTGCCACTAGTGACTCGTCAACGCGTCAGGGAACTCGCGAACTCTCGTGCATCCTTACACCACTGCTGGGCAAGCCAGCTAGTAGCCACCCAGTAGCCAGCTAGTGGCCAACCAAAGGGCTTTCCACTATTCGTAGCGCAGTGCTTCGACCGGATGCATGCGTGCGGCACGCAGCGCGGGGATCACGCTGGCGAGCACGGCAATCAGCACCGCACCGACCATCACGCCGAGCACGGTCGAGGGCTCGATGACGGTCGGTATTTTTTGGAAGTAGTAGACCGTCGGATCAAACACCTCTTGGCCGGTAATCACCTCGATCAGCTCGGCGAGTTGATTGATGTAGACCACGAACAAGAGGCCGCCGATCATCCCGACACCGCTCCCGAGGAGCCCGAGCGCGAGGCCGTAGTTCAGAAAAATGCTCATCACGCCGCTGCTCGGTGCGCCGAGCGCTTTGAGGATGCCGATGTCGCGAGTTTTCTCGACGACGATCATGAAGAAGGTCGAGAGAATGCCGAAACCGGCCACCGCGATGATGAGGAACAGCAGGATGTTCAGCAGCGTCGTTTCCATCTGCACGGCTGCCAGCAGCGGCCCTTGCATGTCGCGCCAGGTTTGAATGCGGTAGGGAAATTCTTCGGTCGGAAAGCGGTCGCGCAGTCGGTCGCGAATGGCGACGAGGTTCGCGCCGTCGCGCAGCTTCAGCTGAATGGTGGTCACAGCTTCCGCGCCGGTGGTGGGATCAACCATGCCGCGCTTCTGCTGCAGCGCTTTGAGCGGAACGAACGCAAATCCGCTGTCGTACTCGCTCATTTTGCTTTCGTAGAAATCGACGACGGTGAAGTATTCGCTGAGGGCTTGTGGCTTCTGACCAGCCGAAGCAAACGCAATTTGCACATCGTCACCAGGGCGGCACAAGTAATAGTCTTGCACTTCCCCTTGAGCATCGCGCTGCCGCACGCTGCCGATCGCGATGCCGAGAATCACGCCGGTATATTGTTCTTTGATCGGATCGAACGCTTCGACCGGAGCATCTTGCTCGGCAGCTCGCGTGGCAAATGGATCGGACGGCAGCGGAATGCCACCCGCCGACGAACCAGGGCTTTGCTTGGCGGCTTGCAGCTGTTTTTGGGTCTCGAGGTATTCGCGTTCGTAGCTCACTTTCAGGCGGCGATACTTCCAGCCGGAAGGGGGCATTTCGTGATCGACATTGCCGTAGCCCTCTTCGCGGAGTCGAAACGTCAGCTTCTCGCGGTTGCCGGGATGGAGCAGATACTCGCGAAAATCGCTCACGTCGGCATAGGTTGCTTCGTCGACACCGATGAGGGTGACTTGACGCGGAATCCATTCGCCGCGCACCGGAATGTTGATCATCGCTGGCACATGCACAGCGGCGGTGATCCCCACCAGATCGTCGCCGACGATCTGCTTGATCTCGTCGATATGCCACTGCGGATTTTGGAATCCATCTTGGCTGTGCGATTCCATGATGATGTCGGCCAGGATGCCGTGGAGCCTGACGTTCATTTCGCGCGTGAAGCCAGCCATCACGCTGTTGACGACGATCAGTGTCCCCACGCCGAGGGTGACACTCACGATCGAAGCGAGCGCGATCCAGCGTGTGCGGAGATAACGCCACGAGAGGAGAAGCTTGTACATAAACGGGCCATCCTTGGCAGACGAACTAGCACGAAACCGAGCTCGAGTAGGCTGATCGCCGAGAACATCGAGTGGTGGTGATTATGGGGGATCGTGCGAAAACTCGGAACATCAGTTTCACCGCCGAATTTCCGCAGCGAAACGAGCCTCAGCGAAGTTCCGAAAATCGAAACCAGCCGAGATGCGTGTGCTAGTTAGGGAGTGCTAGCTGCGTCGGGCCGGTTCCACCGGCCGGTGCATCGCGTTTGCAAGAAATCAACATTCTGTGCCCGCTTCGATTCGCGTATAAGCCACGCTGCCCGCACAAATTTTCACTGAACCCATCGCACCTAAAAACAAGAGATCGCAAAGATGATGACGATCGAGCGAATCCGGCAACATAAGGCGGTGGCGTGGATCTGCTTGGGCATGCTACTGGCGACTGCCATGCTGACGGGCTCTGCGATTTGGCGATTTAACAGTCGCACGAACCGACCTGCGGTCGATACGCAAAGCGTCTCAGAATCCATACATCCTAGTGGGCATCTAGACTACGCTGCCATGATTAAACAGGCTCGCGCTGAAAGCGATATCGACGCGGAAAGAGCTTCAAAAACTACAGATCCTACTTTGGAATTGAACTACTACGCTGCCATGATTAAACAGGCTCGCGTTGAATGCGATATCGACAAAATGTTTGTATTACCCGGCGCCACGCTTAGCAACGAAGACCTTGCCAACCTGCGTTTTTTCCCGAAGCTGAAATCTCTCGCGCTGCAGGTCGATAGCCTCGACGACCGCTCCCTCGAACATATCGAAAAACTACCGCAACTCGAGCGTCTCGATTTACGCGGTACCGGTCTGACGGATGCCGGACTAGAGCGACTGGCCGCAAAAAAATCGCTCACGAACGTCTCAGTTGCAGGGACAAAAGTAACGAGAGCCGGTTACGACAAATTCTGCTCCCTCCGACCAGACGTCAGTGCCACGATCTATCACAGCTTGGTAACCTGCGATCCCTACGACGAATGAAGCTTCTGGGCTTCGGCCGGTAGAACCGGCCCTACGCGGAACACTGCTGGACAAGCCAGCTAGTAGCCACCCGGTAACGAGCTGTACACTCGCTCTATTCCTGCTCGGGGCGGAGCAACGGGAAGAGGATCACTTCGCGGATCGAAGCGGTATTCGTCAGCAGCATCACGAGGCGGTCGATGCCGATGCCAAGTCCGCCCGCCGGTGGCATGCCATGCTTCAGGGCGCGGATGAAATCGTGGTCCATCTTGGCCATCGAATCTTCTTCTGCCATGCCGTCGAGCTGCGTCCGAAACAGCTGATCCTGCAGGTCGGGATCGTTCAGTTCGGTGTAGGCATTGGCGACTTCCATGCCGTAGACAAACAGCTCGAAACGCTCGGCCACTTCGGGCTTCTCGCGCTTGCGCTTGGTGAGGGGGCAGATGCTCGCCGGATAGTCGGTCACAAAAATCGGACCCACTAGCGCATCTTCCACCTTCTCTTCAAAGACTTCGCTCTTGATCACATCGGGGTGTTTGCCTGCGGTGTCGAAGCCGAGCTTCTCGGCGAGCGCTTTGACCGCCGCTGCGTCGCTCGGATCGACCCCGGCATGCTCGGCAAACAGTTCGTCGTAGGTCTTGCGGGCAAACGGCGGGGTGAAGTCGATGGTCTTTTCCCCCCAAGGGCGGACGAACTTGCCATCGGTCGCGCGGATGGCGTTGCAGATGATCGACTCGGTGAGGTCCATCATCGAGCGATAGTCGCCGTAAGCCTGGTAGACCTCGAGCATCGTGAACTCGGGGTTATGGCGTGGGCTTAAGCCTTCGTTGCGATAGACACGGCCGAGTTCAAAAACCCGTTCCATGCCACCGACAAGCAGCCGCTTGAGATGCAGCTCGAGCGCGATGCGAAGGAACAGATCGATGTTGAGCGCGTTGTGATGCGTGGTGAACGGTCGCGCGGCAGCACCACCGGCGATGGCGTGGAGCGTCGGCCCTTCGATTTCGCAAAAACCTTGTTCGGTGAGGGTGCTGCGTATCGAGCGGACGATTTTCGTCCGATCGAGAAACCGCTGGAGCACGCCGTCGGTGGTTTGCAGATCGACGTAGCGCATGCGGTGGCGCAGTTCGGGGTCGGTGAGCCCCTTATGCTTGTCGGGCGGTGGGGCGATGCTCTTGGTGAGGAAGTGGAGCTTCTCGGCAAAGATGGTGAGCTCCCCCATCTTCGTGTAGCGCAGTTCGCCGTCGACGCCGATCAAATCCCCGAGGTCAAAACATTCGGAGATCGCCCAGTCGTTCTCTCCCACTTGCGCGCGGCCGATGAAGAGCTGAATCCGGCCGGTCCAGTCTTGGATGTCGACGAAGCGGAGCTTACCGGTGTCGCGCGAGAGGACGATTCGTCCCGCAGCGCGCACTTTGGGGCCTTTGAATTCCCCTTTTCCTTGGGCAGCGACCCACGCGCGGAAGTCGATCGAAGGATCTGCTTCGCGGTCGGGGGCAGCGATCACTTCCCCTGATTCAAGGTGAAACTGA
This window of the Pirellula staleyi DSM 6068 genome carries:
- a CDS encoding LURP-one-related family protein produces the protein MKYLIEQKLLAWGDDFTIRDAEGKQIYFVDGQGISFGNKLSFEDLEKQQLAFIEQRVWAWGNEYDIERDGTLLARVSRKSASNSQAMRFFVDVPGPEDLEAVGNFIARDYKFIRHNVVVATVQSDESTGGIFVDVPGNEDAVLLLSAVIVIDLVSQEPVSSASLFRE
- a CDS encoding suppressor of fused domain protein — translated: MLRAAGCQMPHEEDVALDLSIPKEEPAAVSAETSEFSDADREAIIQAIAGEFGPVEPHALQEIVPVDAEVEVRVHVIPAGEESPFLTIFTTGMSARPMTVPEGSEAFEYAELLMHLPGDWKWKESLQEDSPYSWPFQWLRNIAYLPHLNATWLGGPHTIIASDDPPVPLGAGTDFTCLLLVADLIDCAPIELPSGRSVRVYTVVPIFTDERDLELREGVVALLKKFQKYFIPSVCLPGRPSVASMGT
- the ilvE gene encoding branched-chain-amino-acid transaminase, encoding MALQIYISGKYYDKENAKISVYDHGLLYGDGVFEGMRSYSGKVFRLEEHLDRLWDSAKAIWLQIPISKQEMGTVVNKTLEINGIRDGYIRLIVTRGAGSLGLDPNRTSDPQVICITDHIALYPPEFYEKGLEIITASTIRNHSAALSPRIKSLNYLNNIMAKIEGLQAGCVEALMLNAKGEVAECTGDNIFLVKKGKLMTPSLDSGILDGITRGAVLDIAREAGIEVAEMALTKHDVYIADEVFLTGSAAEIIPVVKVDSRPIGDGTVGPITLKLTKRFHQITRE
- a CDS encoding ABC transporter ATP-binding protein, translating into MAGLLSSLRSDQKHANSTGKPNAAGAEKSTRIDQPTKSNAPAILRARGLHKSYRKGKIEVPVLRGVDLDLRKGELVSIVGQSGCGKTTLLHLLGTLDQPDQGEIHFAGERIDKLAPRLRDKLRNQKLGMIFQFYHLLPELSTLENVLTPIMISQGVFQYLRYRRAHQQRAKELLELVGLGHRLTHKPQELSGGEMQRTAIARALIQQPELLLADEPTGNLDRKTGEGILEILRTLNREQGLTIVMVTHDQAIAKAADRSVQLVEGVVDHG
- a CDS encoding FtsX-like permease family protein, translated to MYKLLLSWRYLRTRWIALASIVSVTLGVGTLIVVNSVMAGFTREMNVRLHGILADIIMESHSQDGFQNPQWHIDEIKQIVGDDLVGITAAVHVPAMINIPVRGEWIPRQVTLIGVDEATYADVSDFREYLLHPGNREKLTFRLREEGYGNVDHEMPPSGWKYRRLKVSYEREYLETQKQLQAAKQSPGSSAGGIPLPSDPFATRAAEQDAPVEAFDPIKEQYTGVILGIAIGSVRQRDAQGEVQDYYLCRPGDDVQIAFASAGQKPQALSEYFTVVDFYESKMSEYDSGFAFVPLKALQQKRGMVDPTTGAEAVTTIQLKLRDGANLVAIRDRLRDRFPTEEFPYRIQTWRDMQGPLLAAVQMETTLLNILLFLIIAVAGFGILSTFFMIVVEKTRDIGILKALGAPSSGVMSIFLNYGLALGLLGSGVGMIGGLLFVVYINQLAELIEVITGQEVFDPTVYYFQKIPTVIEPSTVLGVMVGAVLIAVLASVIPALRAARMHPVEALRYE
- the lysS gene encoding lysine--tRNA ligase, giving the protein MSENTPEPMDAATEAGIHEQSRREKMKKLVALGVDPWGQRFDDRTLLGEIRAQKSAVQFHLESGEVIAAPDREADPSIDFRAWVAAQGKGEFKGPKVRAAGRIVLSRDTGKLRFVDIQDWTGRIQLFIGRAQVGENDWAISECFDLGDLIGVDGELRYTKMGELTIFAEKLHFLTKSIAPPPDKHKGLTDPELRHRMRYVDLQTTDGVLQRFLDRTKIVRSIRSTLTEQGFCEIEGPTLHAIAGGAAARPFTTHHNALNIDLFLRIALELHLKRLLVGGMERVFELGRVYRNEGLSPRHNPEFTMLEVYQAYGDYRSMMDLTESIICNAIRATDGKFVRPWGEKTIDFTPPFARKTYDELFAEHAGVDPSDAAAVKALAEKLGFDTAGKHPDVIKSEVFEEKVEDALVGPIFVTDYPASICPLTKRKREKPEVAERFELFVYGMEVANAYTELNDPDLQDQLFRTQLDGMAEEDSMAKMDHDFIRALKHGMPPAGGLGIGIDRLVMLLTNTASIREVILFPLLRPEQE